A window of the Brassica oleracea var. oleracea cultivar TO1000 chromosome C1, BOL, whole genome shotgun sequence genome harbors these coding sequences:
- the LOC106323707 gene encoding histidine--tRNA ligase, cytoplasmic-like, producing MAAERRSVITLGGKGSSFSSSSVYKIAFGVANVRIDSSAIERLSTKPLPLIKGSSFSIPEELTKEETRASLVVLLNKLLLANSGSVRSVLPVKIMEIVNSKDETFEFGEVEVTEGESVVLEKSCATLVGICSVIDHKSTVLSQIVDSVAALSCEATKGDITSFSSLDSGDGFGNKDAISVAGDLKVLLNGSKAVGKFEIEEISKIPRIHGKFRDVVRSVHSDARVELNSGVKGCGVGEALGATLSALCVPIKSLGECSFLRAKLCFESIVNEDLRELLLEKSCVEYENLKSGVKLALVEEDPCRLAHKLNECLGIVWRIIGLEAAAAYFALAGGDLFATKEVLKGDKKKKAVLGKGTSVIIQFIKERLVSSNEAANGGDQVEQILYLYNPESHGFDCLLAKVKEIVESNENRRLPKLPKGTRDFAQGKMIIREKAFSIIQNVFKKHGATALDTPVFELRETLMGKYGEDSKLIYDLADQGGELCSLRYDLTVPFARYCAMNGISSIKRYQIAKVYRRDNPSHGRYREFYQCDFDIAGLSEPMGPDFEVVKILTELLDKLEIGDYVVKLNHRKLLDGMLEICGVPAEKFRTICSSIDKLDKQSFEQVKKEMVEEKGLSSEVADRIGSFVKEKGAPMELLNKLREEGSEFLGNKSTKEALDELSIMFEALERSKCSGRVVFDLSLARGLDYYTGVIFEAVCIGAEVGSIAAGGRYDNLIGMFGKEQVPAVGMSLGIERVFNILEKKQKLEERKTRVVQSTETQVLVSIMEDNKLGEAAELASQLWEADINAEYLVNKRRGKHFDRAMSTGSEIPWMVIVGKTELSEGVVTLKKILKGSEEEVPGVPRDSFVAELLKRL from the exons ATGGCGGCGGAGAGGAGATCGGTGATTACTCTGGGAGGAAAAGGATCATCCTTTTCTTCTTCCTCCGTTTACAAGATCGCTTTCGGCGTCGCTAACGTACGAATCGACTCTTCTGCGATCGAGAGACTCTCCACTAAACCCCTTCCATTGATCAAAGGAAGCTCCTTTAGTATCCCCGAAGAGTTAACGAAGGAAGAGACCCGAGCTTCTTTGGTTGTGCTCTTAAACAAGCTTCTTTTGGCAAACTCCGGTTCGGTTCGGTCTGTTCTTCCGGTTAAGATAATGGAGATTGTGAATTCAAAGGATGAGACTTTCGAGTTTGGTGAGGTGGAAGTGACGGAAGGGGAGAGTGTCGTGTTGGAGAAGTCTTGTGCCACGCTGGTTGGGATATGTTCGGTTATAGATCACAAGTCAACGGTTTTGTCGCAGATTGTTGACTCTGTTGCTGCCTTGAGCTGTGAGGCTACTAAAGGTGACATCACTTCGTTCAGCTCGTTGGATTCTGGAGATGGGTTTGGTAATAAAGATGCGATCAGTGTCGCTGGTGATCTCAAGGTTTTGCTGAATGGGTCTAAAGCTGTTGGGAAGTTTGAGATCGAAGAGATTTCGAAGATACCGAGGATTCATGGGAAGTTCAGAGACGTGGTGAGGAGCGTGCACTCGGATGCTCGGGTTGAGTTGAACTCAGGTGTTAAAGGATGTGGAGTTGGTGAGGCTTTGGGAGCTACGTTGTCAGCTTTGTGTGTGCCGATTAAAAGCTTGGGAGAATGTTCGTTCCTTCGTGCTAAGCTGTGTTTCGAGTCCATTGTAAATGAGGATCTGAGGGAACTGCTCTTGGAAAAGAGCTGTGTTGAGTATGAGAATCTGAAGAGCGGTGTTAAGTTAGCTCTCGTGGAAGAGGATCCCTGCAGATTGGCTCATAAGTTGAATGAGTGTTTGGGGATTGTGTGGAGAATCATTGGTTTGGAAGCAGCTGCCGCCTATTTTGCACTTGCTGGTGGAGACTTGTTTGCAACTAAAGAGGTGTTGAAGGGAGATAAGAAGAAGAAAGCAGTTTTGGGGAAGGGGACAAGCGTCATTATCCAGTTTATCAAAGAGAGATTGGTGAGTAGTAATGAGGCAGCAAATGGTGGTGACCAGGTGGAGCAAATCTTGTATCTTTATAATCCGGAGAGTCACGGTTTTGATTGCTTGTTGGCTAAAGTGAAAGAGATTGTAGAAAGTAATGAGAACAGGAGACTTCCCAAGCTTCCAAAG GGTACTCGAGATTTTGCTCAAGGAAAGATGATAATCCGAGAAAAAGCATTTTCAATCATACAGAATGTTTTCAAGAAACATGGTGCAACTGCACTTGACACTCCTGTCTTTGAGCTAAGAGAGACACTTATGGGGAAATATGGAGAAGACTCAAAGCTGATCTACGATCTTGCTGATCAG GGTGGAGAGCTATGCTCTTTAAGATATGATTTAACTGTTCCATTTGCACGGTATTGTGCTATGAATGGTATCTCATCGATCAAAAGATACCAAATAGCAAAGGTGTACAGAAGAGACAATCCATCTCACGGGAGGTACAGAGAGTTTTATCAGTGTGATTTCGACATCGCTGGTTTGTCTGAACCAATGGGACCTGATTTCGAAGTTGTCAAGATTTTAACTGAGCTCCTAGATAAATTGGAGATTGGAGACTATGTGGTGAAACTGAACCACAGAAAGTTGCTTGATGGGATGCTGGAGATATGCGGAGTACCAGCTGAGAAATTCAGGACCATATGCTCGAGTATCGATAAGTTAGACAAGCAATCATTTGAGCAAGTGAAGAAGGAGATGGTGGAGGAGAAGGGTTTGTCTTCAGAGGTTGCAGACAGAATCGGCAGCTTTGTCAAGGAGAAAGGAGCTCCTATGGAGCTGTTGAATAAACTGAGAGAAGAAGGGAGCGAGTTTTTAGGTAACAAGTCAACGAAAGAAGCTCTTGATGAGTTGAGTATAATGTTTGAAGCTCTCGAGAGATCAAAGTGCAGTGGGAGAGTAGTGTTTGATCTAAGTCTAGCTAGAGGTCTTGATTATTACACCGGGGTCATCTTTGAAGCCGTTTGTATAGGAGCTGAGGTTGGATCAATTGCTGCTGGTGGTCGATACGATAACCTTATAGGAATGTTTGGAAAAGAGCAAGTCCCTGCGGTTGGCATGAGCCTGGGGATCGAGAGAGTGTTTAACATATTGGAAAAGAAACAAAAACTGGAAGAGAGAAAAACACGA GTTGTTCAATCTACCGAGACACAGGTTTTGGTAAGTATAATGGAGGATAATAAGCTAGGTGAAGCTGCAGAACTGGCTAGTCAGTTATGGGAAGCTGATATCAATGCAGAGTATCTTGTGAACAAACGGAGAGGAAAGCATTTTGATCGTGCTATGAGCACGGGTTCTGAGATTCCTTGGATGGTGATCGTAGGCAAGACAGAACTCAGTGAAGGTGTTGTAACATTGAAGAAGATCCTCAAGGGAAGTGAGGAGGAAGTTCCAGGAGTTCCTAGAGACAGTTTTGTTGCAGAACTGTTGAAACGTCTCTGA
- the LOC106341135 gene encoding uncharacterized protein LOC106341135, with protein MEATVRSEESRETFSELGPLIHLTGERGPFVSGLAKEVTVADALINGEWWLTASRSRNAIISLLKQCLPSPVPIAQSRDDDKYLWKMGEAPPSSSFSKAKTWLTIHQPNPPVFWHEQI; from the exons ATGGAAGCGACTGTGCGATCTGAGGAGAGTCGCGAGACCTTTTCTG AGCTTGGCCCTCTTATCCATCTTACTGGTGAAAGGGGTCCTTTTGTTTCGGGTCTGGCTAAGGAGGTGACTGTTGCTGATGCCTTGATTAATGGAGAATGGTGGCTTACTGCATCAAGAAGTAGGAATGCTATAATATCTTTGCTGAAGCAGTGTCTCCCCTCGCCGGTGCCGATAGCTCAGTCCCGTGACGATGATAAATACCTCTGGAAGATGGGTGAGGCTCCTCCTTCGTCTTCCTTTTCAAAAGCCAAAACTTGGCTTACAATTCATCAGCCAAACCCACCGGTCTTCTGGCACGAGCAGATCTAG
- the LOC106325064 gene encoding ultraviolet-B receptor UVR8 has product MVSATSVIAWGSGEDGQLGIGSNEEKEWACVVEALEPYSVRSVVSGSRNSLAICDDGTMFTWGWNQKGTLGHPPETKTENIPSRVKALTNVKITQAAIGGWHCLAVDDQGRAYAWGGNEYGQCGEEPLKDEMGRPFRRDIVIPKRCAPKLTVRQVAAGGTHSVVLTRDGHVWTWGQPWPPGDIKQIFVPVRVQGLENVRLIAVGAFHNLALEEDGRLMAWGNNEYGQLGTGDTQPTPHPVPVQGLDGLTLVDIAAGGWHSTALTDKGEVYGWGRGEHGRLGFGDNDKSSKMVPQKVNLLADEDIIQVSCGGTHSVALTRDGRIFSFGRGDHGRLGYGRRVTTGQPLELPIKIPPPEGSLNHADEEEEEGKWLATSIACGGRHTLAIVEWKSDDI; this is encoded by the exons ATGGTTTCAGCTACTTCAGTCATAGCCTG GGGCTCAGGAGAAGATGGGCAACTAGGAATTGGTAGCAACGAAGAGAAGGAATGGGCTTGTGTCGTTGAAGCTCTCGAGCCTTACTCTGTTCGCTCTGTAGTCTCCGGTAGCCGTAACTCCCTCGCCATTTGCGATGATGGGACG ATGTTTACATGGGGTTGGAATCAAAAAGGAACATTAGGACACCCACCGGAGACAAAGACTGAAAATATCCCTAGTCGAGTTAAGGCTCTAACCAATGTCAAGATCACTCAG GCAGCAATAGGTGGTTGGCATTGTTTGGCTGTTGATGATCAAGGCCGAGCCTACGCGTGGG GTGGGAATGAATATGGACAGTGTGGTGAAGAGCCTCTAAAAGACGAGATGGGTAGACCCTTTCGTAGAGATATTGTCATCCCTAAGCGCTGTGCCCCTAAACTCACGGTCCGACAG GTAGCTGCAGGTGGTACTCACTCAGTGGTTCTGACACGTGATGGTCACGTGTGGACTTGGGGTCAACCCTGGCCTCCCGGTGACAT AAAACAGATATTTGTTCCGGTGAGAGTACAAGGTCTTGAGAATGTGCGTCTTATCGCTGTTGGAGCGTTTCATAACTTGGCTCTTGAAGAAGATGGGAGGCTAATGGCATGGGGTAATAACGAGTATGGACAACTTGGAACCGGTGATACTCAGCCAACACCTCATCCTGTTCCTGTCCAAGGCCTTGATGGTCTCACTTTG GTTGATATTGCTGCGGGTGGATGGCACTCAACCGCTTTAACCGATAAAGGAGAG GTGTATGGATGGGGAAGAGGAGAACATGGAAGACTAGGGTTTGGTGACAATGACAAGAGCAGCAAAATGGTTCCACAGAAAGTTAATCTTCTAGCTGATGAAGATATCATTCAG GTTTCTTGCGGTGGAACACATTCAGTTGCTTTGACAAGAGATGGCAGAATCTTCTCG TTTGGTAGAGGAGATCATGGAAGACTTGGTTATGGAAGGAGAGTAACAACGGGACAGCCATTGGAGTTGCCTATAAAGATTCCTCCACCTGAAGGAAGCTTGAATCATGCTGATGAAGAAGAAGAAGAAGGGAAATGGTTAGCTACATCGATTGCTTGCGGTGGACGCCACACGCTTGCCATCGTTGAATGGAAGTCCGATGATATTTGA
- the LOC106325073 gene encoding stress-induced protein KIN2-like — protein MSDKQNLSYQAGQATGQTKEKASGLMDKAKDAAASAQDSMQHAGQQMKQKAQGAAEVVKDKTGLNKNT, from the exons ATGTCAGACAAGCAAAACCTAAGCTACCAAGCAGGCCAAGCCACTGGCCAGACTAAG GAGAAGGCAAGTGGTCTTATGGACAAGGCCAAAGATGCTGCTGCTTCAGCTCAAGACTCCATGCAGCAT GCTGGGCAACAGATGAAGCAGAAGGCACAAGGAGCTGCTGAAGTGGTGAAGGACAAAACTGGCTTGAACAAGAACACCTAA